From the Caloranaerobacter sp. TR13 genome, one window contains:
- a CDS encoding alpha-hydroxy-acid oxidizing protein — translation MDIKQIYETARKKMRGYCRVCNECRGEACAGEVPGMGGAGTGTSFKNNIEELKKIQLKMRTIHDAKTPDTSIELFGIKLDIPIISAPVTGNSFNMGGALTEEEYVEAVLKGSISAGTIGMTGDTADLSMYITGLEGIKNVNGMGIPIIKPRENKKIIENIRKAEAVKPLAIGVDIDGAGLITMALKGQPVGPKTKTELKELIESTDLPFILKGIMTPDEAEIALEVGAEAIVVSNHGGRVLDHTPGVAKVLPEIVDAVKGKITILVDGGIRSGVDVFKMLALGADAVLLGRPIIIGAYGGYEEGVTTVLNKMKKELLQAMILTGCKDIKSIDRTKIFF, via the coding sequence ATGGATATAAAGCAAATATATGAAACTGCTAGAAAAAAGATGAGAGGATACTGTAGAGTTTGTAACGAATGCAGAGGCGAGGCTTGTGCAGGTGAAGTTCCAGGAATGGGAGGTGCTGGCACTGGTACTTCGTTTAAAAATAATATAGAAGAATTAAAAAAGATACAACTTAAGATGAGAACAATTCACGATGCTAAAACTCCTGATACTTCTATAGAATTGTTTGGTATAAAATTAGACATTCCTATAATATCTGCTCCTGTAACAGGAAATAGTTTTAATATGGGTGGTGCACTAACAGAAGAAGAGTATGTTGAAGCAGTTCTTAAAGGTAGTATTTCAGCTGGAACAATTGGTATGACAGGAGATACAGCCGATTTATCTATGTATATAACTGGATTAGAAGGAATAAAAAACGTAAATGGAATGGGTATACCAATAATTAAACCTAGAGAAAATAAAAAAATAATAGAAAATATAAGGAAAGCAGAAGCAGTTAAGCCTCTAGCTATTGGTGTTGATATAGATGGTGCTGGACTTATAACTATGGCCCTTAAAGGGCAACCTGTTGGGCCAAAAACTAAAACTGAATTGAAAGAATTAATTGAATCTACCGATCTACCTTTTATACTAAAAGGTATCATGACACCAGATGAAGCAGAAATAGCTCTTGAGGTTGGGGCAGAAGCTATTGTTGTTTCTAATCATGGAGGAAGAGTTTTAGACCATACTCCAGGTGTAGCTAAAGTACTTCCTGAGATAGTAGATGCTGTTAAGGGTAAAATTACTATTTTAGTTGATGGAGGAATACGTTCTGGAGTAGATGTGTTTAAAATGTTAGCTCTAGGAGCAGATGCAGTATTGTTGGGTAGGCCTATTATTATTGGAGCGTATGGCGGATATGAAGAAGGCGTTACTACAGTTTTAAATAAAATGAAAAAAGAATTACTACAGGCAATGATATTAACAGGATGTAAAGATATTAAATCAATAGACAGGACTAAGATATTTTTCTAA
- a CDS encoding DUF523 domain-containing protein: MIIISACLVGVNCKYNGGNNFNQKIYELFRNKNAILVCPEQLGGLPTPRIPSEIVIKDGEIRVLNKEGVDVTNNFLKGGYETLRIAKAVGAKLAILKSKSPSCGVGYIYDGTFSGKLTEGNGITAQLLMKNGIKVCTENDFLDYISK; encoded by the coding sequence ATAATAAGTGCGTGTTTAGTTGGAGTTAACTGTAAATATAATGGTGGGAATAATTTTAATCAAAAAATATATGAGTTATTTAGAAACAAAAATGCGATATTAGTTTGCCCTGAACAGCTAGGAGGACTTCCTACACCTAGAATACCTTCAGAAATAGTTATTAAAGATGGTGAAATTAGGGTATTAAATAAAGAAGGAGTTGACGTTACTAATAATTTTTTAAAAGGAGGGTATGAAACACTAAGAATTGCTAAAGCAGTTGGGGCAAAACTTGCTATACTTAAGTCAAAAAGCCCTTCATGTGGTGTAGGTTATATCTATGATGGTACATTTTCAGGAAAGCTAACAGAAGGTAATGGAATTACAGCGCAGCTGCTTATGAAAAATGGTATAAAAGTATGCACAGAAAATGATTTTTTAGATTATATTTCTAAATAG
- a CDS encoding GerMN domain-containing protein: MKKLITILLTITLITTLFVGCSKKDKIDQSDKANDNVSVEKIESKNTEKEKVEEIDYVLYLKQKAMPFIFAEKYTIKADDSRLKDKSIEWIALEHLINFKGFQDFISPVPEGTKLLDLTKENGVVYVDLSKEFIDNMPNDEQSTKMAIDSIVNTLTFFDGNESVVFKIEGQAVNEINGVDLSKQFYFSSDFFSDK; encoded by the coding sequence ATGAAAAAGTTAATAACTATTCTATTAACAATAACTTTAATAACTACTTTATTTGTTGGATGTTCAAAAAAGGACAAAATAGATCAGTCTGACAAAGCAAATGATAATGTATCTGTGGAAAAAATTGAATCTAAAAATACAGAAAAAGAAAAAGTTGAAGAAATAGATTATGTTTTATATTTAAAACAAAAAGCTATGCCGTTTATTTTTGCTGAAAAATATACAATTAAAGCAGATGATTCAAGGTTAAAAGATAAAAGTATTGAATGGATAGCGTTAGAACATCTAATAAATTTTAAGGGTTTTCAGGATTTTATATCACCAGTTCCAGAAGGCACAAAACTTCTAGATTTAACTAAGGAAAATGGTGTTGTATATGTTGATTTATCGAAAGAATTTATTGATAACATGCCAAATGATGAACAATCTACAAAAATGGCTATTGATTCAATAGTAAATACACTAACATTTTTCGATGGAAATGAGAGTGTTGTGTTTAAAATAGAAGGACAAGCAGTTAATGAAATAAATGGAGTAGATTTAAGCAAGCAGTTCTATTTTAGTAGTGATTTCTTTTCAGATAAGTAA